The window ATCACCTGTTGTTCCCTTAAAAGTTTTTCCTGGTATTCTCACAAAATGATCCCAGTTAGACATACCTTTTCCATCAACGTTATAAGCCCCTTCTATTTGATAAGCTGCTGATGCACTTCCCCATAAAAAATTTTTTGGAAATTTATAATTACTCATTTCTTTACTCCTTTCTAGCACTCTCTATCCTTTG of the Candidatus Fusobacterium pullicola genome contains:
- a CDS encoding family 1 glycosylhydrolase, whose protein sequence is MSNYKFPKNFLWGSASAAYQIEGAYNVDGKGMSNWDHFVRIPGKTFKGTTGD